tctcgctgtcgagAAAGGTGTAGGTCTAGGCTTAGGCGAACAGGCCCCCAGACTGGTGAGTCTGTACAAGAAGGGGATTCGTGAGTGGAAATCGAAGCTGGCaaacaagggagagacatGGGAAGACAGCGGGACAGTCGACACCGGAAAGGTGAGTCCATGTTTAGATCTTTCAGAGACTCGGAGTCAAGTGATGCGTATAGGCGAACTCAGGGAGGAAACTCTGGAAACTATCGCGGAGGTCCCGCATCCGCACCAGTCTCCTCTGGGGTCTGGGTCTTCGTGTCTGCCGGACCCGAGGCGCCCTGCCCACATGGCTCCGGTGGTGGCGGCAAGTCTCCTCCAGTGGCTAGCTGTCTCCGGTGGCGCCGGGGGCCCGCGCCCGAATCGGGCTTCAGAGTCGACGGCGCTGGAAGAACGACAGGCGCTCTCTAACCCTCCAGCCGAGAGGGACGGGGAGCCGTCGGTGGTGGCAAGTGACTCTGAAGagcatgcacagacagagGTTTGCTCTGAGCCTAGCGCCAGTGAGGGCGCGCGAGGCCAGTCTAATTTTGACAAACTCGTCGGGTTTATGTCTCACGAAAAAGGACAGAGTTATGCCACCGTCCCCGCCAAGCGACCCGCTCTCAGGTGTCTCCAGCAGCGCCCCTTGCCTGCCGCCTTGGTTGAAGCTGCAACGCAGGCGGCCGCGACCGAAATGAAACTGCGCGGGTTGGACCCTCGACTTGTTTCGGACGCTTCAACTGCCGGGAAAGATAGACGGAAGAAGGCcaaccaagttctttcaCGATGCTCGCGTGCGACCCGTGCACCGACAGAGCGAGGCCAGCGCCTACCCCAGCGCATCGCCGCGGGCTTGGAGGTAGGGTCAGAATCTAGGATCGATGAGCGGCTAGGAGCTTCCCAGGAGGTTGAGAGCTCGCGTGTCTCTCAATTTGGAGACCAGGAATCGGGAGGAAATGGCAGCAAGACGAGACGGTACTACGCACAAGTGCCAAGAAGGCAAGTCTCTGCGCGCGGGCGGCAACGGGAAGGGTCAgggcgaggacgaagggCGCAGGAAGGAAGTACAGAAGGAGGCCCGGATGATGGGGATATgaaggaagccgagacacaggagacaggggagaaaagaggccATATGAAGGGGGGGAGTAAGCGGGGAAGATCCCGTGGGGTCAAGAAGGGAGGGATGGAAGAGCCTCAGTCGGCACTAGAGCGCCCtagaagaggacgaaaaggGGGACGAGAGATTTGTGACGATGTGGGGGAGAAGCACCGTGACCAGAATGCGAGCGTtgaagacaggagaaacgGTGAAAAGGGTTGGCCAACGGCACAcgtggaagaaagacagtTCTGGAAAGGCGACACGGAAACTGTAGACGAGACACACACCCAACGAGTaggccagagaagaagggatgAAAAGAACAGAGATGAGACAGAAATGCAACCGGGGGAGATATTCGCTGACAGTGGCGTTGCTGAAGGGTTGCCCATCGGAAGTGCCGGAGAGGTCGACGTGGGCCAGATGTGCGAGAGAGCTGTGGTGGGCCTGCCACTCGTGGATGGCAGAACGGGGAAGAAATTTACGGAAGTGGAAGCTTACACAATTGCCAGAGAGGTTGAAGAGAAGATCAAAGCAATGTATGAAGCTCCAAAACCTGCAGAATAAACTTGCGCTCAGTGAAGAACACACTTTTTCTGGATGCTTTCGATAGGGGTGCAAATACGGTCACAAGCAAGTGCGCATGTATTTCCACGtctacatgtacatacattTATAAATTCAGATACACTTGTGCAGCGTGTCGAGTTTGAGTTAACGCTCCACAAGGGACGAAGGCACAACATAGTGCGGCGTGCACATCCCCAATCAATATAGATCAGAAAGCATCCTTGGGGCATATCAGAATTTTAGGAGAATTTTAGGGGACGGAGGAAGGTCTGTCGAACCGCATTGGGAGGTGACTTGTTGAGGATCCCAGTTCACGAGTTAAAACCTAGCAATGAACTTGGAAATCTTTCTTGTGAAAGCTTCTGTACAAAAACACAGGACACAGTGGTTTGTATACTGTCGGTGGGCTGTCGCTCGGTGCGAATTCCCGCGCTCCGCGAACGCTGTTTATATTGGGGAAGATTTCGCGTTCCTAGCGTTCCTGGTTTTGTATATTGATGTTTGGTTTGGTAGTCTTCTACCTCCTTCGTGTAGATGTACATGATTCCATCAATTGAAGAGGCGTAACGCGTTGTTTCCCAGTCTTCTCTACCCGGTTGTCATACGTATGAACGATTTGTTCGCACACAGAATCGGATGTGCACGAAGACTTTGAAATAAATAGTTTTTCAGCAGCTGGTTTTCCTTTGATTTCATCCATTCAAGCAGAACTTAGACCCGCCGGATTTCAGGAGATGGCAGCGTGCGATGTTATCGAACTGATTAGACAATGTTACACATTTAATCACCAGTTTCGATGTTGCTGTTTTGCGGAGATGCAGGTGCACTGAAGTTCCATCATGTTGGTTGTGACTTGAACAGCTTACAGTTATGCTTACTACCCTTTTCACCCGTcggaggaaggcagagagaagcaaagacacTAGTTTCATTTCAGATTATTTCCATAACCCGGCAGTAAGGTAGCAGCAAGCCACTGCGGAAATGAAAACATGGTGCTGTCCCCTTTAGTGTTCCTCACCAGCTGGATGACTACTTGTAAGACTACAAAGTTTTGAACTCGAGACTTTTCAGGAAACTAGGCGACGGGTGCCACTCTGGAGGGCCTATGCTCCTGCACATTTAGGTACCCAGTGTGGTTTTATAATGGCGCTACGCCAAAACCTAAAGCTCATGTGCTTGCTTGTCCGCGGGCGCAGCCCGTCTGCATGTCATTATCGCGAGCAGAAGTCCAGATGTCGCACCTTTTTTGGACAAGCATAGATTAGTATGTCATTCTAGTTGTGTCGCGTTCTTTTTCCTACAAAACATCCTGGGTTTCCGCTGGGCGGTCTAATGCATAGATGAACACACGAAACACTACTGTGCGTTTGGTTCCTGAAATAAGGAGAGTTTTGGCTGTGCAATCCGCAGTTCACCATGAACTCTGCCGTTTCTTTGTGAATCAGAAACGAACAGAAACTACTCCGATTCGCAAGCATGGAATGTGCACAACcgccactgcatgcacattttCAGCATGTCGGTGGGTGACTCTGGAGTTCGACCTCAacgctgtttttctcttctctcgtgtgaTGTCAGCCAGCAGAATTTTGCAGTGAATTTTTTTCACCAAATTCCAGTTCGCTAAATCCATTAATAAAAAGTTGTACAGCTACGTCTTGGGTTCTCGTTTTGCATTTCTGGATTCGCAGTGAAATACATTCCTCGCATGCGTCCACGAAACCAGATTTGCCAGCCCGCGCATTTTTCCCGTTTTCTAGCGTTATGCTCTGCATAGTGAATTTCATCAGTCTGGTGCGAATACGaagtttttctgcttttcgtATAGACTCCCTGCacctccgttttctgtccaTCCATTCTGATATATCTTCACCCCTTGTGAAAACAGCGAAGCTTTGGGTCATTGGCTGGTTATTGATTGATAGAACAGGGAaacgtgtctctctttgaaAAAACGTTTTGTCCCATCGAGATGTTCCCTACTACTGTGTGAAGCTGTGTCTATTCCAGGACCACTGATACCGAGTCTTTACCGTCTGTCACTGTCACCGTCGACAGACGTGAGAAGGCAGTAGGGCCGCGTATTATCCTGATGCCTTGAAGGAAATTTTGTATTTCAGTGCGTCTTGTTTGAGATATTCTCGACATATTTTTCCTTATTTCCCGCACTTTATTCCACAGTGGcagctctgtctcctctctttttctcgagcAATCTGCACTCCACTGAATTGGCGCATTCGGAAATGCACCCACAAACATCTGTAGATTGAACAGAATCGGGGCTGGACCTTCCTCGAAGTCTACGCAGATGACTTCTTCCATTTGACAGGCTGACCATTATTTCTTGTTTCATCCTTAGCGTATCAAGGGCGCATGCAAAGGGCAGTGCATGCTGTTGAGTacaggaaaggaagaggcgaatcTTATTTCCGTTTTGCCTGGTTCCTGCTCAGGGGCACAGTGTAGCGGGTTTCATCTGTGTGACGCGGAGAGGCGATGCTTTCGGAATGGACCTAAGGTCCgtcttgtcctctctcctttaCTTTCAGCAGGCAGTTAGGCAGGGGTATCGAAGGAACAGATGGTTCGCCACAGAGCTCGTAGGGCAAGTTGGCCTCTTACACAAGCGAGATCATGTTATGTGCCGCCAGGCAAGTATTTTTGTGGCTTCCGTTCACCAAACTAAACGGGGAAGTGAGTGTATGTGGAGAATTGTTTCCGGTCGCGTCCTATGGGGACGCGCGATTTcggcaacgcatgcagcgatcGCTCCTTCTTTGCCGAGAGCCTCTACTCTCGGGAACAGGTTCTTCAGAGTTCGAGCGTTTTCATTGGGCGGAACACATGAATCtcagacaaagaagaagacacaaacTGACACGCAGGCTCGCGGGGAagggcgagagcgagagcagcgCGGAGATAGAGACGGCGAAGTAGCTGGTATACCGTTGTCGGAACTGAgtttccgtttctgtcgGTCTTCTAAACCTGGTGGGCAGAGTGCTAATAAAAGCGAAACAAAGGCTGTCCTAACAGTGTCAATGCAGTCGCTGAAAAAGTACACCAGTTCTGACGTAGTACAAAAAATACAAGAGGAATTCGGACAGTGGATAAATAAGAAAGGAGAACTGGTGCTCTCTAGTGAACGACACTCGTCACAAGCTGGTAATAAAAAAGAATGCCTGAGCCGCCTAGCTGAAATGCTCCAACAGCTGCGCGATCGGCCGGAGATTACGGGAGGGAAGAGTCCTCGTGAATTTCAAAGCGAGGAGTCCCAACTCAAATATAAAGCCCGTCTTATCGCCGGCAAGAGGAAAAACCAATACAACAGACAATGCCATACCGTAAACAGGCGCGACTGGTAAATAAAAAACGCTGCTGACGCCTGTCAGCGGCTTTGGCATTTTCGTGTTACTGTGTTTCGAGCAGCAGAGCGCGGACTGTGCCCATTTCATGTTTAGCCATACGCTTTTGTAGTTGTATGTAAATACTTTCGTATCGATTGAACAAAAGAAGGTGCGTGCCCTTATTCTTCAGTGACTGACGCAGAGTGGAACACTTTTGAGCAGTTTGTTTCAAATcaagtctcctttcttcttttcaaaACGTCATTTGTGTGGAAGCCTGTAATGGAAAAATGATGAAAGCCCCAATGTCTGGCCAATTCATCTGGCGTTCAAACGGCTCTCTCCGCGATGAATTGCACGCTGGATTGCGAACTGCACGACAGCGACTGATTGCCGGCGAATTCGCCTGTAACTCCGAACGCCGCAGCCTTTCCCGCTATGACAATACGAAGGAGAGGCTGGTGGAAAACAACGAGTAAAAACTATTCGGTCAGTTTTAACAATGCCGCCAGTCGTGACGACACGCTTCTTGCGTATCCCGGCCACTATTTTGGATACTGTGAGGGTTAGTGGGGCTGGACTTTTGTGATCATTCACAGTGCCACCGACCTACGGCACGCCGCTGTGAAAACTTGATCATTCACGGCCAGGGCACCGAAAGTCTTTGAGGTGTACTGCGTTTTGCTGACGCATAATATGTACCCGCTACGATCGGGGTATTTGAACCTTTTCCGTAGGAACTAACAAGTACACCAGGACACTGTTGCACTTGATTCCCGATATTCTCAGTGCAAAAGCATAAGCAAATAAAGAATGATATCCAATCATTACGAAGCAACGTGCATTTTTGCGAGAAAGGGACTACAACGGATTGGTGAAAACATGGAATCTCTTCAGAACCCGCGGACTCCCGATGTGTGATTTCGACTTTCTGTACACTTTCGTCTGACTTCTGTATTGACTTATGAACTGAGGGAATCACATCATTCAGCAACGCAAAAATAATAGGTTAACTGTGCAGAAACATCTCCTGCATGAAGAGCGAAACGACGAGAGCTTCATTGGGTCAATATGTCCCACGAAGGGAATCCAACATGAGGGTGGTGAACAGAAAGCATTACGCGGCAGAAGGTCCGAATTGATAGATCCAGAACTTCTGGTACCAAGTCTTTATATGGTTTCGTAAGTACTCTTGGAAAGATGAAAAATCCAGGGAATTTGAGATCTATTCAGTAGGTTCGCCCACGTAGAAAAGACCACGGTGTGCAAACATTTGTTTTTGCGATCTGGCCCCGATTTTCGTCGACCCAGTTACATGGTTCTGTGAAACCTTGGACCATTATCTCAGCGTATGCCCCGACATCTGTGGAAAAGTCTAAACAGATCCGCGTTTCCCTTTCATAAGCCGAGCAGTCTAACAGCGCTGAGTCGGTCCACTATGCCCCATGCATCAATAAGCCACTGACACCCATGTCGTCGTCTGTTCTTTTGTTTCTGAAGCGTAATTCTTGCCCTCGGATCCGTTCGACAAAGCACAATGTCAGGACGAGTTGTTACAGACGAGGTCATCGCAAAACATGAAGTATGAAGCTGCCGTTATGCGCCCACAATTTCTGTGGTCCTTTTTTCACGAACTGAAATAGCGGCACTCGCATGCGTTGCGGGAAACAAAGTTGGCTGAAAACACACCAGCGAATGTACCAGGGTACCAAAAATTTCCGTACTAGCTGGGAATGATGAATAGCCACAACAAAATCGATCACAAGAGCACCACTCCGTAAACACCGCATAGCACAGCGCCCAACTGACTTCTCACTGTGGTACAAAATTTCTGTAAGCGCTTTTAAGCAAGTTGATTACATCCGTATCAAGAGCCAGATGCGGATCTGTGTACCCTACGTTGCTGCCATGTCAACACACTTTTTCCAAGAAGATACGCCAACACGAAGAAGGTTTCGCAGCGTTGTcatccctctttttctctcgctccttctACGCATGtgctgcagaagagactCCGACGATGTGAGGCCACTGCACAGCTGGAAAGAGCGGCAGTTCGGAAAGCTGAAGCAGCTGTAAGCGTTTGAGTGAGAAAACATGGGGAAGCGACAACACAAGCAGCTCATCATCCGATCAAACATTATTCATTTGTTACATAAAGGAGATACGGAGTGAACGGTCCTGCTGAAAAGCACACGTCAGGGACCTCGAACCACCATTCACTGAATGGAAACTTTTGAGGCATACAAACTTCTGTTCGTGAAACGGGATCATTGCTCGCGGATGATCCCCGGAAGCCTAATGCTCAAGAACAGCTGTTTCTCAAAATGAGTACATCATCGCGGAGTACAACGAGTCGCCTGGAAAGAAACCGTTCCCGTTTACCTCTAGGCCCACAACTTCACCCTTGTGTTTCTGTCAAACTGTTCGTTCAGGCAGAAGATGCCGCAGAGAGGGCGAGACAAGTGAAGCAGGATATTCAGGAGATGATACggatgaaagagagagagttcCGGAAACAGTGTACAGTAATGTGAACGATTCATATGCATGAAGTGATTCTGactctgtctttttcgtcAGCGACGTTCTGATTGCATATCTTGACTCACGGCAATATCTGCAAATTTGGCATCTTGTTTATGTGCCGCCTTTATAGTAGAAACCTTGCGTTCCGGCTTCAGCAGTTCAGTGTGGCAGTGGTGTACAACCATCATGAGGAAATTggtcgcctgcgcctcaTAACGGGTGTCTTGCTCCGACATGTGCTACCACAGTGCCATatggagcagcagcagcgatGCGATCTATAAGCATGCTAGACGTTCTGTTACACCTTGTGGAATGGAATTCCTAGGATTTTTGGAAGTGCATATACCACGAGGTGGACTATTGGTGTAGTTAAGCGTGAACAGGCGGCATCATGTCTACACAACTTGTTCCCCAACGACGATTCCTCAAGGGTCTGCCGCCAGGAAGATATGCTTTCCCCGCATCCTCACTGACCCCCCAAAATAATCACTGCTTCAGAAGGGTTCCTTCTAGAGGCTCCTCCACGTACATCTTATTGGGCGAGTGCTGCCATCAAACACGAGGGCGCAAATATTTCCGTATTGCCGACACGGTCCTGCTGGACGGTTGCCAATAAACCTTGCTGTGCATCTTCAAAACAAATAAATGAGCTTGAGTTTCGTCTAGTGACTAGTATTCGAATAACCCGCGTCGAAGAAGAATTTCCACCAGGCTGCTTAACTCTTCAGAGACATTTTGAAGGCGCTACAGAGTTTCAGGCATCTGCGCTCACATTGACGGGACTGCTCTCAGTGTCATTGTTACCATCCATCGCTCGCACTTGCTTTAAATAGGACTTATGCACGAACGGAAGACTCGGAAAAACCAGAACGCGTGTCAAAAGAGGTACCGGCTTGCCATTTTGTTCGCCTATCCGTACCGACGGGAGGAATCACACCTGAAATTCGATAAGCATATCGTACTAGAACAGCCTTTCCTAGCCGGTTTCCATCGTAATTGGCCGTGATAATATTCAACACATGATGGTCTAGTAGGTTCTGTTCGATGACTGATTCTCTAAATCCCGCACATCTGACACTTTCCCCTCACGAGTCATTCGAACACGGCAAAGATGGTAACGTGAGAAAGTTTGCCTCCAATAGTGGCATGAGATAGGTCTTTTTATCTGAGAATCCTGTTTGCTCCATCGTACCGAAGCTGCTGCCCTGTGTGGAAACATGATGTCGCTTTTCGCGACTACCCGTTGAAGAGTCAAATATGGAGGTCGTCCGATGCCGTGCATCTACCCCCCAATTTAACGCGGAGAGTCAGGTCGTCGGGACTCTCTCCTTGCCGGAGGAGAGACCTCTTTCCGTGGTACGTCTGCCGTTCGCAGGCCACCACCCTGCAAACCGCGTTCCCGAGCGGCAGTCCAGCACTATTGCGGGTTACAGCCACTTTGGAGCAGAGGACGATGACAGAGCGGTGATGATGCTGTGCTGCTGGCTACGCTCTTACAATAAAATGGAAAGAACACGCAGGAAAAGGCACGACGAGTTGGAACAGAAACGTTCCTCCACGAGACTGCGTGCAGTGTGTACgtctcctgcatgcaaatcTACCCCCTCAGGCGGAGCGCGGGCTTGTCGTTCTACCGTGCCGCTCAGGAAGCGGAAAAGCGGCAAGCAAACTTGCAGCGCAGAGTTCGTAATTTTTCTTGCCAGCTCGCTCTTTTCAACTTATTCGTTCACAAACGCTTCGTGTGCATCTTGTAGCCACTCGTTGATGTAGACTGTCAGCCTCTTCCCCctggcgagacagagacactttCGTTCATCCTGGTAGCCGTCAGCGTGAAAGCTGAGAGGGAGAATTGCACGAGCAAGTAGATGGAGACACTCTTTTTTAACGtcatctctttctgtttgGTACCTGTTTCACAaatcttcttctgctccatTGATGCCTGCTCCGTAGCTGCAAGTGTGCGACGCTTTTCTCGGTAACCTTTTGCAGCTTGCATCTACCCGCCTTTCACGGACAGCGTTCACCTCCCGATGCTTTTGTGTGTTGCCCGTATtttatacatgcatgtgtgaaTATGAACGGACGTGTCTCTATTTGCTTCCGTACGTTTCATGTTCCATCTCACGACTGGGCTGAATATCTCAATTGCCATGAGGAACTGGGTGGAAGTCACGAATCTCGGTTAGTGT
This genomic interval from Toxoplasma gondii ME49 chromosome VIIb, whole genome shotgun sequence contains the following:
- a CDS encoding hypothetical protein (encoded by transcript TGME49_264100), producing the protein MEVVRCRASTPQFNAESQVVGTLSLPEERPLSVVRLPFAGHHPANRVPERQSSTIAGYSHFGAEDDDRAVMMLCCWLRSYNKMERTRRKRHDELEQKRSSTRLRAVCTSPACKSTPSGGARACRSTVPLRKRKSGKQTCSAEFVIFLASSLFSTYSFTNASCASCSHSLM
- a CDS encoding hypothetical protein (encoded by transcript TGME49_264110), which produces MDLRSVLSSLLYFQQAVRQGYRRNRWFATELVGQVGLLHKRDHVMCRQASIFVASVHQTKRGSECMWRIVSGRVLWGRAISATHAAIAPSLPRASTLGNRFFRVRAFSLGGTHESQTKKKTQTDTQARGEGREREQRGDRDGEVAGIPLSELSFRFCRSSKPGGQSANKSETKAVLTVSMQSLKKYTSSDVVQKIQEEFGQWINKKGELVLSSERHSSQAGNKKECLSRLAEMLQQLRDRPEITGGKSPREFQSEESQLKYKARLIAGKRKNQYNRQCHTVNRRDW